In one window of Eriocheir sinensis breed Jianghai 21 unplaced genomic scaffold, ASM2467909v1 Scaffold584, whole genome shotgun sequence DNA:
- the LOC126993213 gene encoding sec1 family domain-containing protein 1-like, which produces MASLRGKQTASLRRMINLNSGSGGTSAASETTFSVLIYDKHGQDIISPLLSVKELREMGVTLHMLLHSERGDVPDVPAIYFCQMPEENLVRIGQDFNDGLYSSYYLNFISPISRQKMEDLALAALQAGCQTNIKKVYDQYVNFISLEEDMFTLRHQGSEALSYYAVNRGDVKDSDIDAIMDSIVDSLFSVFVNLGQVPIIRCQRGNAAESVGERLDKKLRENLRDTRNSFFTGLGTDSFAAGQLSFQRPLLVLVDRNVDLATPLHHTWTYQALTHDVLNLSLNRITLTEQDSAHPTARTKTKEYDLNDVDTFWAAHKGSAFPDVAAAVEAELEEYKKAESHIKGLKSDLPGDDAIDLLSDNTAKLTSAITSLPELIKKKAEIDKHMSIAMALLNSIKSRKLDVFFEAEEKIMGRATLERPLLEIIKDTECGSPVDKMRIFLIMYLCSANMTEAEFSEYATALAEAEADTRALLYLKRWKSLMKMTAGGGMSEYTGGVAKTVSMFSKLMNQGSALVVEGVNFVLKENKLPLTRIVDHLMELKNSEEEKEYRYFDPKLLRPGDPSGATPRTRTPFQDAVVMVVGGGNYMEYGNLVSYARKKSGTSNKKIIYGCTDVVNPEQFLEQLTKLGGEIS; this is translated from the exons CCTCTCTGCGGCGCATGATAAACCTGAACTCCGGGTCAGGAGGAACCTCTGCTGCCAGTGAGACAACCTTCTCAGTGCTCATATATGACAAGCATGGCCAAGACAttatctctccactcctctctgtCAAGGAGCTGCGAGAAATGGGTGTGACGCTGCACAT GCTTTTGCACAGTGAGCGAGGGGATGTGCCCGATGTACCTGCCATATACTTCTGTCAAATGCCGGAGGAGAATTTGGTCAGGATTGGGCAAGACTTTAACGATGGACTTTATTCCTCCTACTACCTCAACTTTATCTCCCCCATAAGTCGACAGAAGATGGAGGACTTGGCCCTGGCAGCACTGCAGGCTGGGTGCCAGACTAATATCAAAAAG GTGTATGACCAGTATGTTAACTTCATCAGTCTCGAGGAGGACATGTTCACGTTGAGGCACCAGGGTTCAGAGGCTCTTTCTTACTATG CTGTCAACCGAGGGGATGTCAAGGACTCAGACATTGATGCCATCATGGACTCCATCGTTGACAGCCTGTTTTCAGTCTTTGTAAATTTAG GTCAAGTCCCAATCATTCGGTGCCAGCGGGGAAATGCTGCCGAGAGTGTTGGTGAACGTTTGGATAAAAAGCTGAGAGAGAATCTGAGAGACACCCGAAATTCCTTCTTCACTGGACTCGGAACAGACTCCTTTGCTGCAGGACAACTGAG TTTTCAGAGGCCTTTGTTGGTTTTGGTTGATCGCAATGTGGACCTCGCAACTCCACTACACCACACATGGACTTACCAGGCCCTGACCCACGATGTGCTCAACCTCAGCCTGAACCGCATCACCCTCACTGAGCAGGACTCAGCGCACCCCACTGCCCGCACCAAGACCAAGGAATATGACCTCAATGACGTGGATACATTTTGGGCTGCTCATAAAG GCAGTGCCTTCCCAGACGTGGCAGCGGCAGTGGAAGCAGAGCTGGAGGAATACAAAAAAGCAGAGTCTCACATCAAGGGCCTCAAGTCTGACCTCCCTGGGGATGATGCCATTGACCTGCTCAGCGACAACACTGCCAAGCTGACCTCGGCCATCACATCACTTCCAGAACTGATAAAGAAAAAGGCAGAAATTGACAAACACATGAGTATTGCAATGG CCTTGTTGAACAGCATCAAGTCCCGGAAACTAGACGTTTTCTTTGAggcagaagagaaaataatgggcCGAGCGACCCTAGAGCGGCCACTCCTGGAG ATCATCAAAGACACAGAGTGTGGCAGCCCTGTGGACAAGATGAGAATTTTCCTCATCATGTACCTGTGCTCGGCCAACATGACGGAAGCAGAGTTCAGTGAGTATGCCACAGCCTTGGCTGAGGCAGAGGCAGACACAAGAGCCCTGCTGTACCTCAAGCGCTGGAAGTCTTTAATGAAG ATGACAGCTGGCGGAGGAATGTCGGAGTACACAGGAGGAGTGGCCAAGACAGTTTCCATGTTCTCCAAGCTGATGAACCAGGGGTCAGCCCTGGTGGTGGAGGGAGTCAATTTTGTTCTCAAGGAAAAT AAACTTCCTCTGACAAGAATAGTTGACCACTTGATGGAGCTCAAAaatagtgaggaggagaaggaataccgCTACTTTGACCCCAAACTACTGCGGCCTGGAGACCCATCGGGTGCCACGCCGCGCACTCGCACTCCTTTCCAG GATGCAGTGGTCATGGTGGTTGGAGGTGGTAACTACATGGAGTATGGAAACTTGGTGAGCTATGCCAGAAAGAAGTCAGGAACCAGCAACAAGAAAATAATCTATGGCTGCACTGACGTCGTCAACCCAGAACAATTCCTTGAACAG CTCACAAAACTGGGTGGAGAAATTTCCTGA